The region AATCTTGTTTTTACACCTCTTAGATTCGCATATTCACTATCATATGATACAGCTAATATATCTCTATAAAAAACTGTAACTATAATAAATATACAAAGTAAAAGTGTAGACATATAGTAAATATCTTCATTTGTTACAGCAAGTAGAGAGCCAAATAAATAACTCATCAAATCTGTTTGGTATCCTGGTGTTAAATCAACAAGTAAAATACCAAAAGACATTCCTACTGCCCATATTAGTCCAATCATAATATCTAAGTTTTCTCTATTTTTGTAACTGGCAAGTGCAATTATAATTGTTACAAATATACAAAATAGCGAGGTTGTTAAAAGCATAGGCAGAGAAAAAAACATAGCAAGTCCAATCCCTCCATAAGCGCTATGGGCTATACCTCCTGATAAGAATACCATTTTATTTACTACCACAAGTGTTCCAATAATTGCTGTTATTACACTCACAATTATTCCAGCTAATAAGGCATTTTGAATAAATTCATATGAAAATATATCTAGCATCTGCATTTTCCTAACATCTCTAAAAGTTCAATCTCACATACATGAGAATCAATAGATTTAAATTCATCTTTCATCATGCTAAGATCATGATTTGTCATCTTTTTATTTATGTAAAAAGCCTTTGATGCATACTTTAAAATTACTGAGATATCATGGCTTACAACAATTACTGGAATTTGTTTATTTAAATCTTTAAGTGTTTCATATATTTGTTCACAGCCACTTATATCTATATTTGAGGTTGGTTCATCTAAGAGTAGAATTTTAGGATTGGAAAATAATGCTCTAGCTATAAGTACTCTTTGTCTTTGACCTCCAGATAAATTTGATATTTTGTTTTTATAAAAGTTTTCCATTCCTACTTTTTTTA is a window of Halarcobacter sp. DNA encoding:
- a CDS encoding iron chelate uptake ABC transporter family permease subunit; the encoded protein is MLDIFSYEFIQNALLAGIIVSVITAIIGTLVVVNKMVFLSGGIAHSAYGGIGLAMFFSLPMLLTTSLFCIFVTIIIALASYKNRENLDIMIGLIWAVGMSFGILLVDLTPGYQTDLMSYLFGSLLAVTNEDIYYMSTLLLCIFIIVTVFYRDILAVSYDSEYANLRGVKTRFFYTLILILSSLTIVISIKVVGLILVIALLTIPIYISSFFCKSLISMMITSALLSILFTIIGLSLSYQFDLSSGPSIIMASSICALIVFIFKSIKK
- a CDS encoding ABC transporter ATP-binding protein, producing the protein MQLSNSIIEVSNLNFSYENQKVLENINFKIDKNDFLTIIGPNGGGKSTLLKLILGINKLQDGSIKIFGKNHLEEIINVGYVPQNTNVNLNFPITVLEIVMMGQNSLLKRIFGYKKDEKEKAIKVLKKVGMENFYKNKISNLSGGQRQRVLIARALFSNPKILLLDEPTSNIDISGCEQIYETLKDLNKQIPVIVVSHDISVILKYASKAFYINKKMTNHDLSMMKDEFKSIDSHVCEIELLEMLGKCRC